The Budorcas taxicolor isolate Tak-1 chromosome 5, Takin1.1, whole genome shotgun sequence genome includes a window with the following:
- the TMEM121B gene encoding transmembrane protein 121B codes for MSLEEAEAKSALVPAEVRAWLLSGTVYTETKATRSLKPRGSAALGWAAPRAVTAAVTARARPRGSAPARGSGRGGGREPRTMRPAPGAPRAAPPPARRQPRFLRGRSGSGSSGGSAGAEREDDDESASISRPLVSAEPPGTPAASRASTPTSARSMTAADLGAGAVAGAVGSAGGPGPGPGPSCRSCCGCCGRRARSGRGGGRRGCSSGSGCRWGYQALSVALLLAQGGLLDVYLIAVTDLYWCSWVATDLVVAAGWAIFFAKNSRGRRGGAHAHHPHHPHAAPLHLPAAPAGAAGAKARGARGGAGGPGPAGPVGAAGEFAFAYLAWLIYSIAFTPKVVLILGTSILDLIELRAPFGTTGFRLTMALSAPLLYCLVRAIGEAGATPGSAGPLLLQPQRHRAAGCFLGTCLDLLDSFALVELMLDGRAPLPAHLRYLLLAVYFLALASPVLWLYELHAATSPRARASRPGGCSCLLRLLGSCLVDAPLLALRCLLALSYQQPLSVFMLKNLFFLGCRGLEALEGCWDQGLLASPSRARSGYGASPSAPPAPGAPQLGHCVSEDEGCAHGYVNTLAVASQN; via the exons ATGTCACTGGAGGAAGCAGAGGCGAAATCTGCCCTGGTGCCTGCAGAGGTCCGAGCCTGGTTGCTCTCGGGCACGGTCTACACGGAGACCAAGGCCACCCGGTCCCTAAAGCCCAGGGGTTCAGCGG ctctTGGCTGGGCCGCCCCGCGCGCCGTCACCGCCGCCGTCACCGCGCGCGCCCGGCCGCGGGGCTCGGCTCCGGCGCGCGGCTCCGGccggggaggcgggagggagccGAGGACAATGCGCCCCGCGCCCGGCGCCCcccgcgcggccccgcccccagcccggcGGCAGCCCCGGTTCCTGCGCGGCCGGAGCGGCTCgggcagcagcggcggcagcgcGGGCGCCGAGCGGGAGGACGACGACGAGAGCGCCAGCATCAGCAGGCCGCTGGTGTCCGCCGAGCCCCCGGGGACCCCCGCCGCCTCTCGCGCCTCCACGCCCACCTCCGCGCGCAGCATGACCGCCGCTGACCTGGGCGCGGGCGCCGTGGCCGGGGCCGTCGGGAGTGCgggcggccccggccccggccccggcccctccTGCCGTTCGTGCTGCGGTTGCTGCGGGCGCCGGGCCCGGTCGGGCCGCGGGGGTGGGCGCCGCGGCTGCTCCTCTGGCTCGGGCTGCCGTTGGGGCTACCAGGCGCTGTCCGTGGCGCTGCTGCTGGCGCAAGGCGGCCTGCTGGACGTGTACCTCATCGCCGTCACGGACCTGTATTGGTGCTCCTGGGTGGCCACCGACCTGGTGGTGGCGGCGGGCTGGGCCATCTTCTTCGCCAAGAACAGCCGGGGCCGTCGGGGCGGTGCACACGCCCACCACCCGCATCACCCGCACGCCGCGCCCCTGCACCTGCCGGCCGCCCCCGCCGGGGCTGCGGGCGCCAAGGCGCGCGGCGCGCGCGGGGGCGCGGGTGGCCCGGGGCCAGCGGGGCCGGTCGGGGCGGCCGGCGAGTTCGCCTTCGCCTACCTGGCCTGGCTCATCTACTCCATCGCCTTCACGCCCAAGGTGGTGCTTATCCTGGGCACATCCATCCTGGACCTCATCGAACTGCGCGCGCCCTTCGGCACCACGGGCTTCCGCCTCACCATGGCGCTTTCGGCGCCTCTGCTCTACTGCCTGGTGCGGGCCATCGGCGAAGCGGGCGCCACCCCCGGCTCCGCGGGGCCCCTGCTCCTGCAGCCGCAGCGGCACCGCGCCGCCGGCTGCTTCCTGGGCACGTGCCTGGACCTGCTGGACAGCTTCGCGCTGGTGGAGCTGATGCTGGACGGCCGCGCGCCGCTGCCCGCGCACCTGCGCTATCTGCTCCTCGCGGTCTACTTCCTCGCGCTCGCCTCGCCGGTACTCTGGCTCTACGAGCTCCACGCCGCCACTTCGCCCCGGGCCCGGGCCTCGCGGCCCGGTGGCTGCAGCTGTCTCCTGCGCCTCCTGGGCAGCTGCCTGGTGGACGCGCCCTTGCTGGCGCTGCGCTGCCTGCTGGCCCTGAGCTACCAGCAACCGCTCTCTGTCTTCATGCTCAAGAATCTCTTCTTCCTCGGCTGCCGCGGCCTGGAGGCCCTGGAGGGCTGCTGGGACCAGGGCCTGCTGGCGTCCCCTAGTCGGGCCAGGTCGGGCTACGGTGCTTCACCCTCCGCCCCACCGGCGCCCGGAGCCCCCCAGCTGGGCCACTGCGTCTCCGAGGATGAGGGGTGCGCCCATGGCTATGTTAACACTCTGGCTGTGGCCTCCCAGAATTGA
- the HDHD5 gene encoding haloacid dehalogenase-like hydrolase domain-containing 5 isoform X1 gives MAALGEVAARWAPGLWRRAVRAAAWLGGRRFASGGTQSPPTFGLLLDIDGVLVRGHQVIPAAQEAFRRLLDPQGQLRVPVVFVTNAGNISQCSKAEELSAQLGFQVQPDQVILSHSPMKLFSQHHDRRMLVSGQGPLVENARALGFKHLVTVDELRAAFPVLDMVDLQRRPKTTPLPRSDFPAIEGVLLLGEPVRWETSLQLITDVLLSDGNPGTGLATAPYPHLPVLASNTDLLWMAEAKMPRFGHGTFLLCLEAIYRKLTGRELCYSGLTGKPSLLTYRYAEGLLAQQAVRRGWAAPIRSLYAVGDNPMSDVYGANLFHQHLQTQQEGAARSCASILVCTGVYGPQAPSPTVPAPGSEGSPFHGHRDFGFRPELLEAAHVVSDLHEAVRLVLCKEGWAL, from the exons AGCCCGCCCACTTTTGGGTTGCTGTTGGACATTGATGGGGTGCTGGTGAGGGGCCACCAGGTCATCCCTGCCGCGCAGGAGGCCTTTCGCCGGCTGCTGGACCCTCAGGGGCAGCTGCGGGTGCCCGTGGTCTTCGTCACAAATGCTGGGAACATCTCGCAGTGCAGTAAAGCCGAGGAGTTGTCAGCCCAGTTGGGCTTCCAG GTGCAGCCTGACCAGGTGATCCTGTCCCACAGCCCCATGAAGCTCTTCTCGCAGCATCATGACAGGCGGATGCTGGTGTCTGGGCAGGGGCCCCTGGTGGAAAACGCTCGAGC ACTGGGTTTCAAGCACTTGGTCACAGTGGATGAGCTGCGGGCTGCCTTCCCTGTGCTGGACATGGTGGATCTGCAGCGGCGGCCCAAGACCACG CCGCTTCCAAGGAGTGACTTCCCTGCGATTGAAG GGGTGCTTCTCCTGGGGGAGCCTGTGCGCTGGGAGACGAGCCTGCAGCTGATCACCGATGTCCTCCTCAGCGACGGGAACCCTGGCACGGGTCTGGCGACggccccctacccccacctcccCGTCCTGGCCAGCAACACGGACCTCCTCTGGATGGCCGAAGCCAAGATGCCCAG GTTTGGCCACGGGACCTTCCTGCTGTGCCTGGAGGCCATTTACCGCAAGCTGACAGGCCGGGAGCTGTGCTACTCGGGCCTCACGGGCAAGCCCAGCCTCCTCACCTACCGGTACGCCGAGGGCCTGCTGGCGCAGCAGGCAGTGCGGCGAGGCTGGGCCGCTCCCATCCGGAGCCTCTACGCCGTGGG CGACAACCCCATGTCCGATGTCTACGGGGCCAACCTGTTCCACCAGCACCTGCAGACGCAGCAGGAGGGAGCGGCCCGGAGCTGCGCCTCCATCCTGGTGTGCACGGGTGTGTATGgtccccaggcccccagccccaccgTGCCTGCCCCGGGCAGTGAGGGGTCTCCGTTCCACGGACACCGGGATTTCGGCTTCAGGCCTGAGCTCCTGGAGGCAGCCCACGTGGTCAGCGACTTGCATGAGGCTGTGCGGCTGGTCCTCTGCAAGGAGGGCTGGGCTCTCTAg
- the HDHD5 gene encoding haloacid dehalogenase-like hydrolase domain-containing 5 isoform X2, which yields MRPPPSPPHPTTPLPDLGRSRLPSVQSPPTFGLLLDIDGVLVRGHQVIPAAQEAFRRLLDPQGQLRVPVVFVTNAGNISQCSKAEELSAQLGFQVQPDQVILSHSPMKLFSQHHDRRMLVSGQGPLVENARALGFKHLVTVDELRAAFPVLDMVDLQRRPKTTPLPRSDFPAIEGVLLLGEPVRWETSLQLITDVLLSDGNPGTGLATAPYPHLPVLASNTDLLWMAEAKMPRFGHGTFLLCLEAIYRKLTGRELCYSGLTGKPSLLTYRYAEGLLAQQAVRRGWAAPIRSLYAVGDNPMSDVYGANLFHQHLQTQQEGAARSCASILVCTGVYGPQAPSPTVPAPGSEGSPFHGHRDFGFRPELLEAAHVVSDLHEAVRLVLCKEGWAL from the exons ATGAGGCCTCCTCCCTCGCCTCCCCACCCCACTACCCCTCTGCCTGACTTGGGCCGTTCTCGTCTCCCCTCCGTGCAGAGCCCGCCCACTTTTGGGTTGCTGTTGGACATTGATGGGGTGCTGGTGAGGGGCCACCAGGTCATCCCTGCCGCGCAGGAGGCCTTTCGCCGGCTGCTGGACCCTCAGGGGCAGCTGCGGGTGCCCGTGGTCTTCGTCACAAATGCTGGGAACATCTCGCAGTGCAGTAAAGCCGAGGAGTTGTCAGCCCAGTTGGGCTTCCAG GTGCAGCCTGACCAGGTGATCCTGTCCCACAGCCCCATGAAGCTCTTCTCGCAGCATCATGACAGGCGGATGCTGGTGTCTGGGCAGGGGCCCCTGGTGGAAAACGCTCGAGC ACTGGGTTTCAAGCACTTGGTCACAGTGGATGAGCTGCGGGCTGCCTTCCCTGTGCTGGACATGGTGGATCTGCAGCGGCGGCCCAAGACCACG CCGCTTCCAAGGAGTGACTTCCCTGCGATTGAAG GGGTGCTTCTCCTGGGGGAGCCTGTGCGCTGGGAGACGAGCCTGCAGCTGATCACCGATGTCCTCCTCAGCGACGGGAACCCTGGCACGGGTCTGGCGACggccccctacccccacctcccCGTCCTGGCCAGCAACACGGACCTCCTCTGGATGGCCGAAGCCAAGATGCCCAG GTTTGGCCACGGGACCTTCCTGCTGTGCCTGGAGGCCATTTACCGCAAGCTGACAGGCCGGGAGCTGTGCTACTCGGGCCTCACGGGCAAGCCCAGCCTCCTCACCTACCGGTACGCCGAGGGCCTGCTGGCGCAGCAGGCAGTGCGGCGAGGCTGGGCCGCTCCCATCCGGAGCCTCTACGCCGTGGG CGACAACCCCATGTCCGATGTCTACGGGGCCAACCTGTTCCACCAGCACCTGCAGACGCAGCAGGAGGGAGCGGCCCGGAGCTGCGCCTCCATCCTGGTGTGCACGGGTGTGTATGgtccccaggcccccagccccaccgTGCCTGCCCCGGGCAGTGAGGGGTCTCCGTTCCACGGACACCGGGATTTCGGCTTCAGGCCTGAGCTCCTGGAGGCAGCCCACGTGGTCAGCGACTTGCATGAGGCTGTGCGGCTGGTCCTCTGCAAGGAGGGCTGGGCTCTCTAg